One genomic segment of uncultured Desulfobacter sp. includes these proteins:
- a CDS encoding ABC transporter ATP-binding protein, with amino-acid sequence MLLKTDHLTHAFDSGDTGIFDICLTVSRDDFIVLAGKNGCGKTTLIRHFNGLLMPDSGRVLLNGQDIQKDLTLARRKIGMVFQDPDTQIIADTVFDETAFGPENLNMGREEINDRVFNALNLLGLDHLRDRNPATLSGGEKRRLAIAGILVMEPDLIIFDEPFANLDYPSVRSLIRLCRKLHQSGHAIVMTTHDVAPVITLATKMVVIDKGRIKEEGDPILLAPCLESYGVKNPFTPMAEAWTL; translated from the coding sequence GTGTTATTGAAAACAGACCATCTGACCCATGCCTTTGATTCGGGGGATACAGGCATATTTGACATTTGTTTAACCGTGTCCCGGGATGACTTTATTGTGCTTGCCGGAAAGAACGGTTGCGGGAAAACCACCTTGATCCGCCATTTCAACGGCTTGTTGATGCCGGATAGCGGCCGGGTTCTGCTCAACGGTCAGGATATTCAAAAAGATCTGACCTTAGCACGCAGAAAGATCGGCATGGTGTTCCAGGACCCGGATACCCAGATCATCGCAGATACCGTGTTTGATGAAACCGCCTTTGGCCCGGAAAATTTAAACATGGGCCGGGAAGAGATTAATGACAGGGTCTTTAACGCCCTCAACCTCCTCGGTCTGGATCATTTACGGGACAGAAACCCTGCGACCCTTTCCGGCGGGGAAAAACGGCGACTGGCCATTGCCGGCATCCTGGTCATGGAACCGGACCTTATTATTTTTGACGAGCCCTTTGCCAATCTGGATTATCCATCTGTCCGATCCTTGATCAGACTGTGCCGAAAGCTGCACCAGTCCGGACATGCCATTGTTATGACCACCCATGATGTGGCCCCGGTGATCACGCTTGCCACCAAAATGGTGGTCATTGACAAAGGACGGATCAAGGAAGAAGGCGATCCGATCTTGCTTGCCCCCTGCCTTGAATCATATGGTGTGAAAAATCCGTTTACCCCCATGGCAGAGGCGTGGACTCTGTGA
- a CDS encoding TusE/DsrC/DsvC family sulfur relay protein: MSSLDHEELKLDADGYLMDPSTWTEKIACAIAEKEGISDECPLSRERMEILKFLRDYYDRFEAFPIIRAVCKKVGQEKSCQYHQFPDPITAWKIAGLPKPNPEVLSRIKR; encoded by the coding sequence ATGAGTTCATTGGACCACGAAGAATTAAAACTGGATGCGGACGGGTACCTGATGGATCCTTCCACCTGGACCGAAAAAATAGCCTGTGCTATTGCGGAGAAAGAAGGCATATCCGATGAGTGTCCCCTGAGCCGGGAACGGATGGAAATTCTTAAATTTCTCCGGGATTATTACGACCGGTTTGAGGCCTTTCCCATCATCAGGGCGGTCTGCAAAAAAGTCGGACAAGAAAAGTCCTGCCAATACCATCAGTTCCCCGATCCTATTACGGCGTGGAAAATTGCAGGCCTGCCCAAGCCCAATCCTGAGGTCCTATCCAGGATCAAGCGTTAG
- a CDS encoding FprA family A-type flavoprotein, translated as MKARKIKENVYWMGSVDWDSRLFDALIPLPDGTSYNAYLIEGSEKTALIDTVDPPMAKEFMAQLEGVKNIDYIISSHAEQDHSGTIMQVLEKYPNAKLISTPKAKDLLKDLLNIPENFFVSIEDGETLSLGDKTLKFIFTPWVHWPETMVTFLEEDKILFSCDFFGSHIASSDLFVTDQGRVYEAAKRYFAEIMMPFRSIIKKNMEKLAPYDIKMIAPGHGQIFPDAGFILDAYKKWTKGAPINTVVIPYVSMHESTRLMVEHLVASLVDKGVRVEQFNLAVTDIGKLAMALVDAATIVVGTPTILAGPHPYAAYAAFLANALRPNTKFLSVVGSYGWGGKTVDTLAGMIPNLKVEVIDPVLCKGVPTASVFDALDDLAGAIAQKHKENGYT; from the coding sequence ATGAAAGCACGAAAGATCAAAGAAAACGTTTACTGGATGGGTTCAGTGGATTGGGACAGTCGGCTGTTTGACGCCCTTATTCCCCTGCCGGATGGGACCAGCTACAACGCCTATCTTATTGAGGGCAGTGAGAAAACAGCATTGATTGACACGGTTGATCCCCCCATGGCCAAAGAATTCATGGCCCAGTTAGAAGGGGTCAAGAATATCGATTACATCATCTCAAGCCACGCGGAACAGGACCATTCAGGAACGATCATGCAGGTCCTTGAAAAATATCCCAATGCCAAACTTATCTCCACGCCCAAGGCCAAGGACCTTCTCAAGGATCTTTTGAATATCCCGGAAAATTTTTTCGTTTCCATAGAAGACGGGGAGACTCTCTCTTTGGGGGATAAAACCTTGAAATTTATTTTTACCCCCTGGGTTCACTGGCCTGAAACCATGGTGACCTTTCTGGAAGAGGACAAAATTCTGTTCAGCTGTGATTTCTTTGGTTCCCATATTGCCTCAAGTGACCTGTTTGTTACGGATCAGGGCCGGGTGTATGAGGCGGCCAAACGGTATTTTGCCGAAATCATGATGCCCTTTAGAAGCATCATTAAAAAAAATATGGAAAAGCTGGCTCCCTATGACATTAAAATGATCGCCCCGGGCCACGGTCAGATATTTCCCGATGCCGGTTTTATTCTTGATGCATATAAAAAGTGGACAAAGGGAGCCCCTATAAACACCGTTGTTATACCCTATGTATCCATGCACGAAAGTACAAGACTCATGGTAGAGCACCTTGTGGCGTCCCTGGTGGACAAGGGGGTCAGGGTGGAACAGTTTAATCTGGCTGTCACCGATATCGGGAAACTGGCCATGGCCCTGGTGGACGCCGCCACCATTGTCGTGGGTACCCCCACCATCCTGGCCGGTCCCCATCCTTATGCTGCCTATGCCGCATTTTTGGCCAACGCCCTGCGGCCCAACACAAAGTTCCTCTCTGTGGTGGGCTCCTATGGCTGGGGTGGCAAGACCGTAGATACCCTTGCCGGGATGATTCCCAACCTTAAGGTGGAGGTGATTGATCCGGTTCTCTGCAAAGGCGTCCCAACCGCAAGTGTATTCGATGCTTTGGATGATCTGGCAGGTGCCATAGCCCAAAAACACAAAGAAAACGGCTATACATAA
- a CDS encoding TusE/DsrC/DsvC family sulfur relay protein → MSSLDHEKLKLDADGYLMDPSTWNEKIACALAEREGVSDECPLSKERMEILKFVRDYYDRFEAFPIIRAVCKNVGQEKSCQYHQFPDPITAWKIAGLPKPNPEVLAKIRH, encoded by the coding sequence ATGAGTTCTTTGGACCACGAAAAGTTAAAATTGGATGCGGACGGGTACCTGATGGATCCCTCTACCTGGAACGAAAAAATCGCCTGTGCCCTTGCGGAGAGGGAAGGGGTCTCTGATGAATGTCCCCTGAGCAAGGAACGGATGGAAATTCTTAAATTTGTCCGGGATTATTACGACCGGTTTGAGGCCTTTCCCATTATCAGGGCGGTTTGCAAAAATGTGGGACAGGAAAAGTCCTGCCAATACCACCAGTTCCCTGATCCTATTACGGCGTGGAAAATTGCAGGCCTGCCCAAGCCCAATCCGGAGGTTCTGGCAAAGATCAGGCATTAG
- a CDS encoding CBS domain-containing protein: MNFSRINECFQTITDEDVLEAMREIPGYLDITPSDFIEVYRIAFDHAVNRIKTAILAEHVMTRKVVSVLEDASLLETAVQMRDHDISGMPVLNEQGAVTGVISEKDFLSRMTEKKDPSFMQVLIQCMDDSCCLARPLKTLKARDIMSSPPVTVHKSLKLLDVANLMDRKNINRVPVCEDHNILVGIIARSDLVQAMC, from the coding sequence ATGAACTTCAGTCGTATCAATGAATGTTTTCAAACCATCACAGACGAAGATGTACTGGAGGCGATGAGGGAAATCCCAGGATATCTGGATATTACGCCGTCTGACTTTATAGAGGTATACCGGATCGCTTTTGATCATGCGGTTAACCGCATTAAGACAGCCATTCTGGCAGAGCATGTGATGACTCGAAAGGTTGTTTCCGTCCTTGAAGATGCCTCGCTTTTGGAGACCGCTGTCCAGATGCGGGATCACGATATTTCTGGTATGCCGGTGCTCAATGAACAGGGTGCTGTGACCGGCGTCATATCGGAAAAAGATTTTTTGTCCAGAATGACTGAGAAAAAAGACCCGTCGTTTATGCAGGTACTGATTCAGTGTATGGATGACAGCTGTTGCCTTGCCCGGCCCCTTAAAACGCTGAAGGCCCGGGACATTATGTCTTCGCCGCCCGTTACCGTCCACAAGAGCCTCAAACTGCTGGATGTGGCCAACCTTATGGACCGGAAGAATATTAACCGGGTACCGGTGTGTGAGGACCACAACATTCTGGTAGGGATCATTGCGCGGTCAGACCTTGTCCAGGCCATGTGCTGA
- a CDS encoding biotin transporter BioY → MDVSVKPIVYSALFIALISIGAMIAIPVGPVPIVLQNMFVLLAGLILPPAWAAGCVAVYLLMGFAGLPVFAGGTSGIGKVFGPTGGYLLSYLPAVFLTSIISGSAEKSLVRDCVATIGGMAVMYMFGVPWLKWVLAVSWGKALAAGMYPFLPGSVLKIVAAVIIARKLRPLIRF, encoded by the coding sequence ATGGATGTTTCTGTAAAACCAATTGTCTATTCAGCCCTTTTTATCGCCCTGATCAGCATTGGCGCAATGATTGCCATACCTGTGGGACCTGTTCCCATTGTACTTCAAAACATGTTTGTGCTTCTGGCGGGTTTGATCCTGCCGCCGGCCTGGGCTGCCGGATGCGTGGCGGTTTATCTGCTCATGGGATTTGCTGGACTGCCGGTATTTGCCGGCGGCACCTCGGGTATTGGAAAAGTATTCGGGCCCACCGGTGGATATCTTTTATCTTATCTGCCTGCCGTTTTTCTTACCTCTATAATATCCGGCAGTGCTGAAAAGAGTCTGGTCCGGGATTGTGTAGCCACCATTGGGGGAATGGCGGTGATGTATATGTTCGGGGTACCCTGGTTGAAATGGGTGTTGGCGGTGTCCTGGGGCAAGGCCCTGGCTGCCGGTATGTATCCCTTTCTTCCCGGCTCTGTGCTTAAAATTGTTGCAGCGGTAATCATCGCGCGCAAGCTTCGTCCCCTGATCCGGTTTTAA
- a CDS encoding energy-coupling factor transporter transmembrane component T, with translation MTLFSYHPNDTLWHTLDVRCKCLLVCLLSLAVLKTELPGNIICLCVLMVILKTLGVGPARLVKQLKIFLLLLILIFFSRWAVTPGEPMVTLYGFCLTRQGFNAGSLVSLRFLVVMLLGLILTATTRSTEIKAAVQWFFKPIPIIPEKRVAVMVGLALKFMPLILDNAREVTHAVNARCGNLRKNPVRRLFNLAWPLLKKTFQSADDLSLAMQARCYSENRTDPPFFPNGKEGWVVGLTLVFCAGMLLMG, from the coding sequence GTGACACTTTTTTCCTATCATCCCAATGACACCTTATGGCACACCCTGGATGTCCGGTGCAAATGCCTTCTGGTCTGCCTGTTGAGCCTGGCTGTACTAAAAACGGAATTGCCCGGAAATATTATCTGCCTGTGCGTTTTAATGGTTATACTTAAAACATTGGGAGTAGGCCCGGCAAGGCTTGTGAAGCAGTTGAAAATCTTTCTTTTGCTTTTAATACTGATATTTTTCAGCCGATGGGCAGTCACGCCCGGCGAACCCATGGTGACCTTGTACGGATTTTGCCTGACCCGCCAGGGTTTTAACGCCGGCAGCCTGGTTTCGTTACGATTTCTGGTCGTTATGCTGCTGGGGCTTATCTTGACGGCCACTACCCGGTCCACGGAAATCAAGGCAGCTGTCCAGTGGTTTTTCAAACCCATTCCTATTATTCCTGAAAAACGGGTGGCTGTGATGGTGGGTTTGGCCCTGAAATTCATGCCCCTGATCCTTGATAATGCCCGGGAAGTGACCCATGCGGTCAATGCCCGATGCGGCAATTTAAGGAAAAATCCTGTGCGCCGACTCTTCAATCTGGCCTGGCCCCTGCTGAAAAAAACATTTCAATCCGCAGATGACCTAAGTCTTGCCATGCAGGCCCGGTGTTACAGTGAAAACCGAACAGATCCACCTTTTTTCCCCAATGGGAAAGAGGGTTGGGTCGTGGGTCTGACACTTGTTTTTTGTGCCGGGATGCTGCTGATGGGCTGA
- a CDS encoding DNA ligase — MGTLVCFFFCAFCQAKELHLQKARSYTGKEDIKGWVMSEKLDGIRGYWDGSRLLTRKGLPLHPPSWFIKNFPAFELDGELWSKQGDFEFIQSVVLDAEPGPGWEKINYHIFEVPNRKGTFFHRLDRAKEWFKSHPTPHVRVIRQILIQDRPDLDRFFLEVESRGGEGVIVKNPNMPYQTGRSAHVLKVKKARDMEGVVIGINKGKGKYENAMGSLTLKLENGVIFKLGTGFTDLVRNNPPVVGTTVTFKYHGFSKNGVPKFASFLRVRAD; from the coding sequence ATGGGGACATTGGTGTGCTTCTTTTTTTGCGCCTTTTGCCAGGCAAAGGAGTTGCATTTGCAAAAGGCCCGGTCGTATACCGGAAAAGAAGACATTAAGGGCTGGGTAATGAGCGAAAAACTGGATGGGATAAGGGGATACTGGGACGGTAGTCGCCTGTTGACCCGAAAGGGGCTGCCCCTTCATCCGCCATCTTGGTTCATCAAAAATTTTCCTGCCTTTGAATTGGATGGTGAGTTGTGGAGCAAACAAGGGGATTTTGAGTTTATTCAGTCTGTGGTGCTTGATGCCGAGCCCGGCCCGGGGTGGGAAAAAATCAATTACCATATTTTTGAAGTGCCTAACCGGAAAGGGACATTTTTTCACCGGCTTGACAGGGCAAAAGAGTGGTTCAAATCCCATCCCACCCCCCATGTCAGGGTGATCCGGCAGATTTTGATTCAAGATAGACCAGACCTGGACCGTTTTTTTCTTGAAGTGGAATCAAGGGGTGGTGAAGGCGTTATCGTAAAAAATCCCAATATGCCCTACCAAACCGGCAGAAGCGCCCATGTCCTCAAGGTTAAAAAAGCCCGGGACATGGAAGGTGTTGTTATTGGTATTAACAAGGGAAAAGGAAAATATGAAAATGCTATGGGATCACTTACGTTGAAACTGGAAAACGGCGTTATTTTTAAACTTGGGACCGGATTTACAGATTTGGTTCGAAACAACCCACCTGTCGTTGGAACGACAGTGACGTTTAAATATCATGGGTTCAGTAAAAACGGGGTTCCTAAATTCGCCTCTTTTTTAAGGGTCAGGGCGGATTGA
- a CDS encoding biotin--[acetyl-CoA-carboxylase] ligase yields the protein MILKVLYQSDGKPVSGVKISEAAGISRVAVWKHIKALKQAGVDIKALPTGYKLQDAGNLLYPFCFPTHLQEKIFHFPELDSTMDQAREMAREDVRHASCIIAEVQTASRGRLNRQWISDRGGLWFTLILKPDLPPPLAWTVNFAASACMSEVLTDLFDLDVRVKWPNDLLLKGRKLSGMLSEMETRADMVNLLFLGIGLNVNNEPESDQYQAISLKTALGKSVSRKQILTRFLDLFESRIAAVDPARIISQWKARTATIGTEVRVQTHDQIYEGKALDVDDTGALIVKGRDGITRKIIYGDCFHS from the coding sequence ATGATTCTTAAGGTTTTGTACCAATCGGATGGTAAACCTGTTTCCGGGGTCAAAATCAGTGAAGCTGCCGGAATTTCCCGGGTAGCGGTGTGGAAACACATTAAGGCCTTAAAACAGGCCGGCGTGGATATAAAAGCCCTGCCAACGGGGTATAAACTTCAGGACGCCGGCAATCTGCTCTACCCTTTTTGTTTCCCAACGCACCTTCAGGAAAAAATTTTCCACTTCCCGGAACTTGATTCTACCATGGACCAGGCCCGGGAGATGGCCCGGGAAGACGTCCGGCATGCCAGTTGCATTATTGCCGAAGTTCAGACAGCTTCCAGGGGCCGGCTGAACAGGCAATGGATCTCTGACCGGGGAGGGCTTTGGTTTACCCTGATCCTTAAACCGGATTTACCGCCCCCCCTGGCCTGGACCGTGAACTTTGCCGCGTCTGCCTGCATGTCCGAAGTACTAACCGATTTATTTGACCTGGATGTCCGGGTCAAATGGCCCAATGACCTGCTTCTCAAAGGCCGCAAGCTGTCCGGGATGCTGTCGGAAATGGAAACCCGGGCTGATATGGTTAATCTCCTGTTTCTGGGTATCGGCCTTAATGTGAACAATGAACCGGAATCAGATCAATATCAGGCCATTTCCCTGAAAACAGCCCTGGGAAAATCTGTTTCCAGAAAACAGATCCTGACCCGGTTCCTGGATCTGTTTGAATCCCGGATTGCTGCCGTTGATCCGGCCCGGATCATCAGCCAATGGAAGGCTCGAACCGCCACCATCGGCACCGAAGTCAGGGTTCAAACCCATGACCAGATATATGAAGGCAAGGCTTTGGATGTGGATGACACCGGTGCCCTCATTGTTAAAGGCCGGGACGGCATCACCCGGAAAATTATTTATGGCGATTGTTTTCACTCTTAA
- a CDS encoding response regulator: MEQIKKSILIVDDENYIRQSFIDYFEDRHWQVFDTESGESALELLKMQYCSAAIVDIRMPGMDGEAFIRSASEKYPDMVFVICTGSPEYETSEDILRLPNVADQVFGKPVIDIDKLENTIKGMLGGNPSIRPDP; encoded by the coding sequence ATGGAACAAATTAAAAAAAGCATATTAATCGTTGATGATGAAAACTATATCCGCCAAAGCTTTATTGACTATTTTGAAGACCGGCATTGGCAGGTTTTTGATACGGAAAGTGGGGAGTCCGCACTTGAACTGCTTAAGATGCAATACTGCTCCGCTGCTATTGTAGATATTCGTATGCCCGGAATGGATGGGGAAGCGTTTATCAGAAGCGCATCAGAAAAATATCCTGATATGGTTTTTGTCATCTGCACAGGCTCTCCAGAATATGAAACATCGGAAGATATTCTTCGACTCCCCAATGTTGCAGATCAGGTTTTTGGGAAGCCGGTGATAGATATTGATAAACTGGAAAATACAATCAAAGGAATGTTAGGCGGAAATCCTTCAATCCGCCCTGACCCTTAA
- a CDS encoding response regulator, whose translation MKVLVIDDEKHIRQSLADYLEDNDYDVVTAENGRQGLALISSEKPDLVLLDLRMPEMHGIDVLQQGKKIMPDLPIIVISGANRIGDVVKALRYGAWDYIEKPIQNFTVLDHSIKLVLEKARLIRENKAYQKNLEIMVKERTRELEKANTHLFNINARLHKIVETTQRLHGCVDMKHFGKKVLEEFAAHMAATGGSLYLLEENGLRLVHSIITGHAPEFIPFPLHRDSVFKTILEKGQALLVQNIEEEKKYLPSGWSGYSNGSFLAFPIREDSGTPIGIITIHNKQTPPFVDQDKDIGAILSSYCCETIRAIKAFQESKKKEIQLQQAQKMEAIGTLAGGIAHDFNNILSVIIGYATLAKINIGTNEKAQKNIDQVMRAAQRAGKIISQILTFSRQVESEMKPLKIDLIVKEAVKFLRSSIPSTIHIIENLDTKDIVLADATQIHQVVMNLCTNAYHAMRETGGTLSIFLRNAKPSREDLEEGPSFGDYIALQIKDTGCGIDEKIMDRIFDPYFTTKEVSQGTGLGLAIVSSIVKKHNGIIKIHSRTGKGTVVDVFFPVFNTTLDKCTKPEYSIKELGGTERILLVDDEQGILDSTQQMLSSMGYTVSAFSDSISAFKAFAKEPDAFEVVITDMSMPNMDGRLLSEKILSLKKDIPVILCTGFHETFTEKEAIKMGIRRYFHKPVLIQTLTLAIREELDRFGKNHGTN comes from the coding sequence TTGAAAGTACTTGTAATTGATGATGAAAAGCATATCCGTCAAAGCCTTGCCGATTATCTGGAAGATAATGATTATGATGTTGTAACAGCAGAAAACGGCCGGCAGGGACTGGCCTTGATTTCCTCTGAGAAACCAGACCTTGTGCTGCTGGATTTAAGGATGCCGGAGATGCATGGGATTGATGTTTTGCAGCAAGGCAAAAAAATAATGCCGGATCTCCCCATAATCGTTATATCAGGCGCAAATCGTATCGGAGATGTAGTAAAGGCGTTGCGCTACGGTGCTTGGGATTACATAGAAAAGCCTATACAAAATTTTACCGTATTGGACCATTCAATAAAGCTGGTCCTGGAAAAGGCCAGATTAATTCGAGAAAACAAAGCGTATCAGAAAAATCTGGAAATTATGGTAAAGGAAAGAACCCGTGAGCTTGAAAAAGCCAACACACATTTATTCAACATCAATGCGCGGTTGCATAAGATTGTGGAAACCACACAAAGGTTGCACGGTTGCGTTGATATGAAACATTTCGGCAAGAAGGTGCTTGAAGAATTTGCAGCCCATATGGCGGCTACCGGTGGTAGTTTGTATTTGCTTGAAGAAAATGGGCTGCGGCTTGTCCATTCAATTATCACCGGGCATGCGCCTGAATTTATCCCTTTCCCCTTACATAGGGACTCTGTGTTTAAAACGATTTTAGAAAAAGGTCAGGCACTTCTTGTCCAGAATATTGAAGAAGAAAAAAAATATCTACCCAGCGGATGGTCCGGCTACTCAAATGGTTCATTTCTTGCCTTCCCAATAAGGGAAGATTCCGGCACACCCATTGGAATTATCACAATTCATAATAAACAAACGCCCCCCTTTGTTGATCAGGATAAAGATATTGGCGCCATCCTTTCGTCTTATTGTTGCGAAACCATACGGGCCATTAAAGCATTTCAGGAGTCCAAAAAAAAGGAAATACAGCTTCAACAAGCCCAGAAAATGGAAGCAATCGGGACGCTGGCCGGAGGAATTGCCCATGATTTCAATAATATTCTTTCCGTTATTATCGGTTATGCAACACTTGCCAAAATAAACATCGGCACAAATGAAAAGGCTCAAAAAAATATCGACCAGGTGATGCGAGCTGCACAACGTGCTGGTAAAATTATCTCCCAGATTCTGACGTTCAGCCGGCAGGTTGAGTCTGAAATGAAACCCTTGAAAATTGACTTGATCGTTAAAGAAGCTGTTAAATTCCTTCGATCGTCCATTCCTTCCACCATCCATATTATTGAGAACTTAGACACCAAAGATATAGTTCTGGCTGACGCAACCCAGATTCATCAGGTGGTTATGAATCTGTGTACCAATGCATATCATGCCATGAGGGAGACCGGTGGAACGCTGTCCATATTTTTACGGAACGCTAAACCCTCCAGGGAAGACCTGGAAGAAGGGCCTTCCTTCGGCGATTATATCGCTTTGCAAATAAAAGATACCGGATGTGGCATTGATGAAAAAATCATGGACCGGATTTTTGATCCCTATTTCACAACCAAAGAAGTCTCCCAGGGAACAGGACTGGGCTTAGCCATAGTCAGCAGCATCGTTAAAAAACATAACGGCATAATAAAAATTCACAGCCGTACCGGTAAGGGAACGGTTGTTGATGTTTTTTTTCCGGTATTCAATACCACTCTGGATAAATGCACAAAACCGGAATACAGTATAAAAGAATTAGGTGGAACGGAACGTATTCTGCTTGTTGATGATGAACAAGGTATTCTGGATTCCACCCAGCAAATGCTTTCCAGTATGGGATATACCGTATCTGCTTTTTCTGACAGCATATCCGCTTTTAAGGCGTTTGCCAAAGAACCGGATGCCTTTGAAGTGGTGATTACCGATATGAGCATGCCCAATATGGATGGCAGGTTATTGTCGGAAAAAATTTTATCTCTGAAAAAGGATATTCCGGTAATCCTTTGCACAGGGTTTCATGAAACATTTACTGAAAAGGAAGCTATTAAAATGGGTATTCGCCGATATTTCCACAAACCGGTTCTCATACAAACCTTAACATTAGCCATTCGGGAAGAATTAGACCGGTTCGGGAAAAATCATGGAACAAATTAA
- a CDS encoding PAS domain S-box protein — MNNEFMDSLIEQNPDAMIFADTEGTIRVWNVAAERIFGFTKEEAIGSNLDIIVPQNLRKAHWRGYEQAMQRGETKYVGKSLPTKSLHADGSVIYVELGFSIVLDSAKNVIGALSSARDITTRYKKERENRKRLAELENAQR, encoded by the coding sequence ATGAACAACGAATTCATGGACAGTCTTATAGAACAAAATCCCGATGCAATGATATTTGCTGATACAGAAGGAACGATACGTGTATGGAATGTGGCGGCTGAACGTATTTTTGGATTTACCAAAGAGGAAGCAATCGGATCAAACTTAGACATCATTGTTCCGCAGAATTTACGAAAGGCCCATTGGCGCGGATATGAACAAGCTATGCAAAGGGGGGAAACCAAGTATGTTGGGAAGTCCTTGCCTACAAAATCTTTACATGCAGATGGGTCTGTCATTTACGTTGAACTCGGTTTTTCTATTGTTTTAGATTCCGCAAAGAATGTGATTGGGGCACTGTCAAGCGCGAGAGACATTACCACGAGATATAAGAAAGAACGGGAGAATCGAAAGAGGTTGGCTGAGTTAGAGAATGCCCAGAGGTAA
- a CDS encoding HPP family protein, with translation MILFLKKMAGGGQRPPKVNLSEVCWSWLGAFLGITPVAYLNYNLLSGNDFVYIIGSFGASAVLVYGAVRSPLAQPRNLIGGHLLSAFVGVACWQLFHPFPWFAAAFSVATAIALMHVTQTLHPPGGATALIAVIGSEKIHELGFWYMLVPVGLGVVIMLIVALAINNMASRRKYPEFWF, from the coding sequence ATGATACTTTTTTTAAAAAAAATGGCCGGCGGCGGGCAGCGTCCTCCCAAAGTAAATCTCAGCGAAGTATGCTGGTCCTGGTTAGGGGCTTTTCTGGGAATCACCCCGGTGGCCTATTTGAATTACAATCTGTTATCCGGAAATGATTTCGTTTATATCATCGGCTCATTTGGTGCGTCAGCGGTGCTGGTCTATGGCGCAGTCAGAAGCCCTTTGGCTCAGCCCAGAAATCTCATCGGCGGCCATCTGCTGTCCGCCTTTGTGGGCGTGGCCTGCTGGCAGCTTTTTCATCCCTTTCCCTGGTTTGCGGCAGCTTTTTCCGTTGCAACGGCCATTGCCCTGATGCACGTCACCCAGACCCTTCATCCCCCCGGTGGGGCCACGGCCCTGATCGCTGTGATCGGCAGCGAGAAAATACACGAATTAGGCTTCTGGTACATGCTGGTTCCTGTAGGGCTTGGTGTAGTAATCATGCTGATCGTTGCTTTGGCCATCAACAATATGGCAAGTAGAAGAAAGTATCCGGAGTTTTGGTTTTAA